The DNA sequence CCTACGGATGGTGAGCCGCAGGTGCAGATGGCATGTCGCGGATGCGAAAAATGGAGGCCTGGCATTGAGCGCAGGTGCAGAAGAGAGGAtcacacctgcgagcccgcaggtgcgaagcggCAGCCGCAGCTGTGAAGCTTGGCGTCTAAGTgactttcgcagatgcgcacctggacCGCATATgtgagtccgcagatgcgaaaaagggTCCGTAGGTGCGGAATCCCTGGGGCAGATCCTATATATCACACCGCGAATtgtggtgcattcttcaccatttctatccgGCTTTGGtacttttgggagagatttgaagtgGGAATCAaggggttttcattgatgtaagttacttgagccctaatacttgtatatatggtgattttccattgtttaatcatagtaattagtgaaaatgaggggttagggcttggaaattttggagagtaatttaaggatttgaaggaacaaacgatgtcggattttgatgaatttggtatggttagactcgggagaggtcaaggtttattattctgccatttttgactgatttcgataCATGGGCACGGGGGTCGGGTTTTGGTCGGTTTCAGATTTTTGgcataatttgatagtttttcttgtggaactcattccattagcgtatattgatggtattgtgctgaatgtgaatagattcagagtatTTGGAGGCcaagtccagagacgagggcatcccggtgTAGGATCTTtatgctgttaaggtaagtaacagttttaactctgtctttgagggtataaacccggagatttgacatcacgtgattgtttgaaAGTGATACCtgcgctaggtgacgagcgtgtgggtgtgcaccgtgagggattgagacttggtccgtcccgtgaggctgtgaggcctaatggctattatctatggttatgtgtttatttgttgttgaacttgtttgccttcatgttagagatcatgcttaggctttattcatgctcacattatttgtactcagtcatagaaattattgtacctgTTTACCTCAGtatctattatttgctaatatgcggtgatacttgatgtgggctgggttcccttatttgttggtgatgatgaggctagtgaggtacatgagtGAGTGAGAttgagggcctggttgtgaggatattaataccatagcgcgtgagttgtccgcgtagcacgtgagttgaccgtgcgggtccaggtattgataccatagcgcgtgagttgtccacgtagcatgtgagttgaccgtgtggatccaggtattgatatgatggcacgtgagttgtccgtgcttagcgcttgggctttgtgagcccctccggagtctgtacacaccccccagtgagcgcagagtgttgagtgttttgagtattgagtgatGAGTGcaagtgatgagtgatggagtgacactgctgtgaggtggtatttatttgtgttgttgctgcatttatctgttaaacttttTTGTAGCATTTACTgatttatggaatttacctgttgatttctgtttatttttaaaattgtgaaaataaataattggactgttttacttagctcgtcactattgctcagttccttagttatttctgttacttgctgaggtggttgtactcatgctacaccctgcaccttatgtgcagattcaggtgagttacaacgcggcgatcgttgagttcaggccggctatctgtggagattgcaaggtagctgctagcgtccgcaggaccttgtcactccttttatcatttcttcttttggattgtattgacagttagacagttttatttcttagttcatagatttagacgctcatgacttagtgacaccccgatgtttggggctcgtttccgtatttctaaaataatatttaaagttgatttagtttatgagaaattcaaatgttgaaatgttttactaaattcttataatcggtttagtagtaatattttggagaataggcttgccttgtaatacaataggcgccatcacgaccatgggtagattttgggtcgtgacagatagtTTAAAGGCATTTCATTTCTAAAGTCTTGAATACAAGAACACTACAACAAACGTTAGCAAATCCTAAGCTTTCAACTTTTCATTTTCAACCACTTGAATCAGATTCTAAATGTTACATTAAGCAGTGTGATTCTTCAACCAATCCAACGAAAATTATTAAAACTTTAGCAACATAAAGTTTTGCAATtataaaggagtacggtgcaaccttttccaagaacgtCATACGGACTTTTCCCtaattcaggtatgttaaggctaagccgtTTCTTCATTTTgtcatgatctcgtaattacacgagtttgataacgaggcataaagaaaaattcatatcccaCAATatacgtatattttcctagttTTGTAAtctacaatattctccttatcgggacttcatattcaattgagtatttccttcttccagtcaagagagaagagagtataaatatacagtattacagtattttcattaccatcgagctatactcgatgggcaggcccctattgggaaacctctgatcagatagtaagttatataccgagcctaatgTGGCCgatcgcctatgagcgagcccagttggccgagatacagagcctagtatggccaagcgcctatgagcgagcttaCTACgtcagagcagttatatatatataccgagccttatagggccggatatctattttacttactataataGATTCAGTATCACCAGGTGagcatatctttagattatctttgacccacagttgctttcagttattatattatcagctcattttcagctttcagtatattgccttacacaCTTGGTACATAATTTCGCACTAACGTCCCTTCCTGGGGGCGctgtatttcatgcatgcaggttcagacagacagacgagtagacctcctcagtaggtgttgcccgagttcagctttatcggtaagctccccgtCCTTCGGAATTTCCGagtctagaagttttgtgtacatattgtgtatatatgtagataggttatgggtaggttgaGGACCTGTTCCGAttacagtacatctatcagtagagtcttgtagacatatcctgtcactTAGTGCAGTAACTTGAGCTTGTAGGCCCTGCACGTAAAtttttgttggcttgtcagttgtagtaattatgacggccttgccggcccagctttatgttgacatttagtcagcgttagtctctattcagttttatattttgcatcGCACATTATCTTGTAATGTGACCCATAgacaaagtatgacattacatgttcagagtctcttagtcgcaagtggtacgcaaggataggtgaggcactgggTGCTGGTCTCGCCCCTAGGCTCGGGGCGTAACAAAagtagtatcagagcagttctatcctagggagtctacaagtcgtgtgtAGTAGGGTCTTATTTATAGATGTgtggtgcaccacattatataagtagtggactacagggcatttaggagttggttacccttctttcaaatctaaatcgtgttgtagaactgagttataggaaatttgagttaaacttatgtgttggcgTTTGCATGCAAAGATGACGGTAACTAGGAAAACTACAGCTAGTCAGGGAAGAGagacagcagtaggtgaggggactagcagggtacccccagtagatgagGACCAATCGGAGGCCCAgggagagacccctactcagccattacctgCTCCTCcgccacctgaggagattcctagggagaccgcacatccagttccccctccgccTCCATCAGAtcgggacttaaggagtgcggtgcatttgttagcacagttggtagctacccaacaATAGTCTAAGGCATCCGCTAGTGCAGGACCTTCTGAGGgttctgggagttcaagggtccgagagtttactGCTTTGAGTCCCACAGAGTTCACgaggacagatcagagggaggaaccgcaagatttcatagatcaactttacatgatctttcgggttatgcatgccacggagaaagaggaaGTCGAGCTAgaagcttttcgactccgagatatagccatcctttggtacgagggatgggaaagGTCCAAGGGATGCGATGCACCTCCTGcaatttgggagaatttttcagatgccttccttgacaaGTACTTACCGCGAGAGATCCGACAGGCCCGAGtcaatcagtttctagccctcaagcagggcaatatgagtgttcgagtgtatagtctccgttttgactcattggccagatatgcaccatccatagttgctactatgcaggATAGAATCCAcgggtttatagcagggttggccccagagttgaccggggcatgtgccaccgctgcattataggataatatggatatctcccggattcaggcatttgcccagaatatagaaaggggtaggcatcgacagcagggtacagagaggactgactcagggcagcgtaagaggatgagatttgccaggtctcaggagcagtctcaagGTAGTTATAGGACTCAGTACTTCGAACGACCACCTAGACCTCCGCCACCTAAGCtatagggttacaggtatgaccagTATACTCAGTTAGGACCAGGTGAAACATCTCAGGCGTCAAGTTTGCAGCGACAACAAGGTTTGGGGCAGACATGGCCATTTCCGCCGAGGCATGTCATCTgcggtagaggacacttgggccaatgccgaaccggttccgatgcttgttatacatgtggacgtTCGAGGCATATGATatgagattgcccaaatagagattctcaGGGTATGGCGCAACCAGCgaattcagcaacaggatcatctatgcccgtgcatccttcagggcgcgagtctcagtctttggCTGGTataggtcgaggcagaggtagatgGTTCAGTTCAGGTAGTAACCAGAATCATAGCTATGcgttagcgggtcgacaggactaGGAATCCTCACCAGAAGTTGTGACAGGTAtgttaaccatttgctctcacgatgcttataccttgatagacccaggatctactttatcatgtattaccccatttgtcatggggaagtttggtatagtgcctgaaatactaagtgatccttttgtagtatctataccggtgggagaatcgattattgctagacgggtttaccgaggttgtacgatatcagtttgtggtcgtcagacctcagccgacctagttgagctagagatgttagattttgatgctatcatgggcatggaatggttggtagcttgctatgccacagttgattgtcgagcaaagatagctagatttcattttctgggtgagccagtccttgagtgggtaggtaatacagcgacacccagaggtaggtttatttcctatctgaaggctaggaaaatgatcgcaaaagggtgcatttatcatattgtgcgagttagagatatAGATACTGAggtacctacacttcagtctattccagtagtaaAAGAGTACGCGGATGTATTTCCAGATGAACTTCCAAGTATTCccccagagcgagagattgattttggcatcgatttgctttcgggaactcaaccaatatccatccctccgtatagaatggcacctgctgaattgaaggagttgaaggagcagttaaatgatttgctggagaaaggtttcatcaggcctagtacttcaccttggggtgtaccggtactgtttgtgcggaagaaagacggctcgctgaggatgtgtattgattataggcaattgaacaaggtaactattaagaataagtatccacttccaaggatagacgacttgtttgatcagttgcagggagctagatgctttttcAAAGATCGGGGTACCACCTGGTTAGAGTTCGGGAGAGAGATATCcccaagacagctttcaggacccgatatggccacttcgagtttcttgtcatgtccttcgggttgacgaatgcacttgctgtatttatggacttgatgaacagcCTATTTCGGCCATATTTAGATCTATTTGTGATagtctttattgatgatattttggtttattcacgttcagaggatgagcatgcggaccacctgcgagcggtactccaaaccttCCGTGATAGTAAATTATATGCTAAGCTTTCTAAATGCAAGTTCTAGTTGAAGTCTATagtattcttggggcacgttgtatccgatggaggtataaaggtagagacttagaagattgaggctgtgaaatcctgccctagacctaccactccaacagaggttcgtagctttctaggcttagcaggatactaccggaggttcgtagagggttttctTCTCTTTCGGCACCATTAatgaagttgacgcagaaagaaactaagtttcagtggacggaggcttgcgagcggagtttccaggaGCTTAAAAATAGGTTGAATTCAGCGCCAGTTCTAGCACTTTTAGAGGGTCcagatggttatgccatgtattgtgatgcctcaggtgtcgggttaggatgtgtcctgatgcaacatgggaaagtaATTGCGTATGTTTTCAAGGAAGTTAAGGAAGTATGGgcagaattatccgacccacgacctcgaattAGCTGCGGTtatccatgcacttaagatatggcggcattatttatatggtgttcatgttgatgtattcacagatcataaaagcctgcaatacgtcttcaagcaaaaagagttgaatttgtgacagaggcgatggcttgagttattgaaagattacgatgttaacattctctaccatccagggaaagctaatgttgtagcagacgcATTAAGTCGtcaatctatgggtagcttagcacatgtagaggccgaaaaaagacaattaactagagagattcatcaattggcttgtttggggggtcggttagtagactctggcaatggtggagttgtactccaaaatattgaaaaatcatctctcatagttgAAGTAAAGGAGaagcagtacgaggacccagaatTGGTCGATTTGaaagagcgagttccgcagcagaagaagcttTTGTTAgaactcaagggagatggggttctcagatacaggggtcgtttgtgtgttccatatgtagcagggctacgagataggattatgtcagaggcacattattcgtggtactccattcaccctGGGTCGACCAAGATGTTTCATGACACTAAGGATGtgtattggtggaatgatatgaagaagaacattgtggAATATGTCGCTTAATGCCCTAGTTACCAGcaggtgaagatagagcaccagaagcccggagggctaatgcagactatagagatctcgacatggaaatgggaggctaTAAActtggactttatcacgggtttacctcattctcatcataagttcgattccatatgggtgatagtcgataggctcactaaatcagctcatttcctaccggtcagatctacatgtACGTAAGaagattatgaaaaattatatattaaggagatagtgcgactacacggagcacatttttggaggtcatttcagagaggtctaggaactcaggtgaatctcagcatagattttcatccacaaactgatggataagccgagcgcacaattcagacgctcgaggatatgtaaCAAGcatatgtgttggattttaaaagaagttgggatgaacatctacctcgtatcgagtttgcatataataatagttaccactccagtatccagatggctccgtacgaggctttgtatgggcgtaagtgcagatttcttatagggtggtttgatattGGAGAATCTGGATTACATGGGCCAGACTTGTTTCAACAGGCCATAGAAAAAGTAAAGCTTATCTGGGggtgactgttgacagctcagagttgtcagaagtcatattctgatgtgcgacgatgagacttagagttcggggttaatgactgggtattcttaaaggtttcacctatgaagggtgtgatgaggtttggcatgAAGGGGAAGCTTAGCctacggtatattgggccttataggatcattcagagAGTGGTCCAAGTAGCTTACGAGTTAGAAATGCCCACAGAATTAGAGTTTGTCCATCCGGCTTTTCACGTGTCCATGCTacagaagtgcattggcgatcctacccgagtggtgcccacagatgatgtacaaaTTATGGAGGACTtttcatacgaggaaattccggttgccatcctagaccgacaaatacGCAAGTTACGGAATAAGGAaatagcctccgtgaaggttttatcgaggagcaagaatgtggaagagatggcgtgggaagcggaggaaaaaataaagtctaaatatccccacctatttcaaactgaagatatggctcgaggtggGATACCTCAGCACAGCTCTATTCAAGCCAGTAGATCATCGGTTAAGCTCTCATTTTTTACTCTTAGAACTTATAATGGACAGTTGTTTAAagccaagtgttgctatttatagacagtGGCCATATGTGACATGTATAATATGTTTTCTGGTTGcgtacaggttggttttagtctagtgtacggaaGAGACTCTGGTAAAAATTTTCCCAAAGTATCTAATAGaagacattcgaggacgaatgtttctaggggggaaggatgttacatctcgcatttttcgtatgttaaagtttcgtcttcagttaattgacataATCTcgaggatgagattatcttgaggttagcatatttatgctatttataacaagaaataagtaagtgccatgaaggaaAGGGTacacaaattaaagaaaatgagtttcgctGAAGGTTGTCGATTTAGGATAAAATACGGGCCGAGAGATAATAACCGATATTTATGTACTAGTACCAAGCAAGGTAtcatatgaccgtgatagtatgatgtataaagtgtattaaaaataagtagaattttaagtaatttgagataatttttaattatgcgggtaattggttaattaccggatagcgggatattacctaattagttaattaattactGGATAAGATCAaaatccccaccccacccccacatAGCAGCAAGCCCCTAAATCaaacaaatgactcttagtcattgttGATTAGGTGGCAACTTAGTATGATAGTCAAAAGGCATTTCATTTCTAAAGTCTTGAATACAAGAACACTACAACAAACGTTAGCAATTCCTAATCTTTCAACAAAAATTTCTTGCAACAATTCCTATAAGCTTTCAACATCAGACGTTAACAATTCCAACAAGACATTATAATCAGAGGATGTGAACGTTGGCCATTCTTATAAGTTTTCAACTTTTCATTTTCAAACACTTGAATCGGATTCTAAATGTTACATTAAGCAGCGTGATTCTTCAACCAATCCAACGAAAATTATTAAAACTTTAGCAACGTAAagttttgcgattctaaaggagtacggtgcaatcttgtccaagaacatcatacagacttTTTCTTAATCCAGGTATGTTATGGCTaagccctttcttcattttggcatgatctcataattatacaagtttgataacgagacataaagaaaaATTTATATCCcgaaatttacgtatattttcctagttTTGTAAgctacaatattctccttatcgggacttcatattcaattgagtattaccTTTTTCCAGTGAAGAGAGCagagagtgtatatatatatatatatatatatatatatatatatatatatatatatatatatatagtattacagtattttcattatcaTCGAGATATAATCGATAGgcaagcccctattgggcaacctctgatcagatagtaagttatataccgagcctactatggtcgagcgcctatgagctagcccagttggtcgagatacagagcctagtatggccgagtgcctatgagtgagcctactacggtagagaggatatatatatatatatatatatatatatatatatatatatatataccgagccttataaggccggacaactattttacttactataataGAGTCAGTATCAataggtgagcatatcttcaaattatctttgacccccagttgctttcagttattatattatcagttcagtttcagctttcagtatattaccttacatactcggtacattatttcgtactgacgtcccttccTGGGGGCGTTGCATTTCATGCGTTCAGGTTCAGACAggcagacgggtagacctcctcagtaggtgttgcccgagttcagctttatcggtaagctctcCGTCCTTCGAGGTTGCCGAGTGTAGatgttttgtgtacatcttgtgtatatatgtagataggttatgggtaggtcgggaccCTATTCtaatcacagtacatctatcagtagaggcttgtagacatatcctgtcagttagtgcagtatattGAGCTTGTAGGCCCTGCACGTATAtttttgttggcttgtcagttgtagtaattatgacggccttgccggcccaacattatgttgacatttagtcagcgttagtctctattcaattttatattttgcatcgcacattatcttgtaatgtggcccatggctaatgtatgacattacatgttcagagtctcttagtcgcaagtggtatgcaaggataggtgaggcactgggtgccggtctcgcccccagacTCAGGGCGTCACAAAAATAATGGGTGATGAAGTCTAAAAGTGCACAATGCTTAGGGAAGTGCAAGCCACTATTATATAGTTCTCCTACCCATCCCCTAGCCAACACTACAACCCGTTAAAGTCCTATTTAATTCTGTTCGAGCATActtaattagtagagatgtaTATAATGGGCAAGCATATGGTTTATTTTGCATACATGTGAATTCTTTGTGAGTGAGAGAGTTGTTCTTTGATGctaagtccttaaattatattcattCTTTGATTTGAGTGTATGGACTATTTATTCTTCTGAGGGCACTTATTTCATGATAGATAGGTGATGTTATTTTTATTTGACAGAGTAGGAGAGCGAGCTTAAATTTGGCGAGTTAGAGTCCCTCTCTGAGGTTAGGAGGTTAGAAATTTGTTGTTTGTTTGTGACTTGTATATCTTGCATGATGATCAGGAAGTGTATATCTGATGGTTTGAGTTGCTACAGGGACTAATTGTTACTATCAACCGAAGTGGTTGTGTTACTAGGCTTGATTTATTGAGAGTGATTTTAATGCTTACTCGAgaacgagcaagagtctaagtgtggggtgttgatattccgccaaaaatgcatatatttaaccattATTGCCTCACATTGTAGcacttttaatcatcttttgagtattaattacattactttatgcttaataatatattttaactgtgtaggAATAAAATAGTGTGAAGATGAAGAGATTTGGAACAAAAATTGAATAAATcgcagaagaaaaagaaagaaaattaaaagaataaaaaagggGGGGACACCCTTGTCCCCCCAAGTTGAAGACAAGAAGAAATGAGAAATACAATTCAAAGAGAAATACAAATAGTGAGAGAAGTCAAAAAACCGTACCTGGCATCCGTAGGATTCAAGAGCAAAATCGCAAAACTCACTGGATTTAGCGCTAGGCCAGCGCCTCGCGCTAGTCTGGATGCTGTGGTGCGCGTTTTTTTCTATTTCatccgggacaaggttatttcagcCCTACATggtcccaactcgtataaaaggggctctaaacctaatttggagaGGATCTAACATATTTTGGAGACAGGAAACACATACCACACTTGGAGGAGGCTTCAAACTAATTTTATTTTCTCTTCTCTTCACTTAATTTCATAGTTTATTAATTCtagagttgtgggtgctacatgaatATTGTAGTTTaaagcttgaattgttcttattattttatcatattagtttatttattcaatcttgcgcttaattatttaattgcttgatcaccaattaaatactatctacgaatctaggattgaactcgggagagggaattctagatttCATATAAGATTGGgtagagcaagatcttgaacCTGAGTATCAGGAACAGATTTGcagttaggatagggatatacctaatcgcGTTGCTTGGTTATTGTACGgtaattattaatgcgttcttgttaatacTAATTTCAttggaatataggcgttaggttaactttaataggcgagtagtacttcgggagaaggctacgagtaaTATCAACCTtgtcaaccaataaaccagataaattaattagataatttaagtggaagactcaacgggattgttaggtAACCCATAGCTTTAGAATATCGGCTCCCATTGAATTCGTGTCTAATTTTGCCAACTTGTTTCCTTTAATCTCTTAGTTTGttactctagattagttttagttaatAATTCATAGTTAGATATTTGCTTGGATAGATTAATAGTGCTAGTTTAATTTAGTacatagt is a window from the Nicotiana tomentosiformis chromosome 10, ASM39032v3, whole genome shotgun sequence genome containing:
- the LOC138899894 gene encoding uncharacterized protein; protein product: MTVTRKTTASQGRETAVGEGTSRVPPVDEDQSEAQGETPTQPLPAPPPPEEIPRETAHPVPPPPPSDRDLRSAVHLVREFTALSPTEFTRTDQREEPQDFIDQLYMIFRVMHATEKEEVELEAFRLRDIAILWYEGWERSKGCDAPPAIWENFSDAFLDKYLPREIRQARVNQFLALKQGNMSVRVYSLRFDSLARYAPSIVATMQDRIHGFIAGLAPELTGACATAAL
- the LOC138899895 gene encoding uncharacterized protein gives rise to the protein MAQPANSATGSSMPVHPSGRESQSLAGIGRGRGKANVVADALSRQSMDSGNGGVVLQNIEKSSLIVEVKEKQYEDPELVDLKERVPQQKKLLLELKGDGVLRYRGRLCVPYVAGLRDRIMSEAHYSWYSIHPGSTKMFHDTKDVYWWNDMKKNIVEYVA